In one Stenotrophomonas maltophilia genomic region, the following are encoded:
- a CDS encoding ABC transporter ATP-binding protein, which translates to MLSAKNLVKEHGTHRALDDVSFEVGPGEIFCLLGANGAGKSTTIKLFLGFLTPTSGSAEVDGLSAHRHPQEVRRRLLYIPETVALYDELSGLENLDYFARLAGVDDRSPARLRDALSTAGLAPDVFGRRVGLYSKGMRQKVGIALAIVKDAKALLLDEPTSGLDPTASAEFHDLIVRQRDRGTAILMATHDLFRAREVATTIGLMQAGRLRRTLDATTITANDLESLYLEEMSRSA; encoded by the coding sequence ATGCTTTCTGCAAAGAACCTGGTCAAGGAACACGGCACCCACCGGGCACTCGACGACGTCAGCTTCGAGGTGGGACCCGGCGAGATCTTCTGTCTGCTCGGAGCCAACGGTGCGGGAAAATCGACCACGATCAAGCTCTTTCTGGGCTTCCTCACCCCTACCTCCGGATCCGCGGAAGTCGATGGACTCAGCGCGCACCGGCACCCGCAGGAGGTGCGACGCAGGCTGCTGTACATCCCCGAGACCGTGGCGCTGTACGACGAGCTGTCCGGTCTTGAGAACCTGGACTACTTCGCGCGTCTGGCCGGCGTGGACGACCGCTCACCCGCCCGGCTGCGGGATGCACTGAGTACAGCGGGCCTGGCGCCGGATGTCTTCGGACGACGCGTGGGCCTCTACTCCAAGGGCATGCGGCAGAAGGTCGGCATTGCCCTGGCCATCGTCAAGGACGCCAAGGCACTGCTGCTTGACGAGCCAACCTCCGGCCTCGACCCCACCGCGTCGGCCGAGTTCCATGACCTGATCGTGCGGCAGCGTGATCGTGGCACCGCCATCCTGATGGCCACGCACGATCTGTTCCGCGCCCGCGAGGTGGCCACCACGATCGGCCTCATGCAGGCCGGGCGGCTGCGCAGGACATTGGATGCCACCACCATCACCGCCAACGATCTTGAGAGCCTGTACCTCGAGGAGATGAGCCGGAGCGCCTAG
- a CDS encoding ABC transporter permease subunit, which produces MSSLSVAGHEVRRLLRDRALPTLLTLLLALAAYAAWNGRAWVEQRNAAIGVIQLEEQHTHDRSRGFVGKAPSVLPRVQPVLPPAAMASVSIGQAEAYPYTADVVALGDRTQLFRNVWADIGNPAARAAGRFDLAFVIVFLLPLVILAASYDLWARERERGIAALVLSQPVAAGRLIAVKALARGAVVLLPAGVILVGAAAWSGAESLAGLGLLSLVILAYGGFWLAVAVLIGCFARRTTEAAIAAGGVWLLIVVMAPSLTLAAVNLAVPPPSQMQLATDVKARLAATARQQTLHRRSASTAVRSSTPVIPDHVREAYADLLATDLDLAPLIESHERAQDARRRVLDNVRLLMPAVAVQDALDRIAGSDADRALAFQDQVHAFWQARRLLHKAYLDRDAPQTLAEYEALPRFRFVEPAGVGRRGVRADLAALLAATLILLIAAGSMRRRLAAP; this is translated from the coding sequence ATGAGCAGTCTTTCCGTTGCCGGCCATGAGGTGCGCAGGCTGCTGCGCGATCGGGCGCTGCCCACCCTGCTGACGCTGCTGCTGGCGCTGGCCGCCTACGCCGCGTGGAATGGCAGGGCGTGGGTCGAACAGCGTAACGCCGCCATCGGCGTGATCCAGCTCGAAGAGCAGCACACCCATGACCGCAGCCGGGGGTTCGTCGGCAAGGCGCCCTCGGTGTTGCCGCGCGTCCAACCCGTGCTACCGCCGGCTGCGATGGCGTCGGTGTCGATCGGGCAGGCGGAGGCCTATCCCTATACGGCGGATGTGGTGGCGCTGGGCGATCGCACCCAGCTTTTCAGGAACGTGTGGGCCGACATCGGCAATCCGGCAGCGCGGGCCGCAGGCCGGTTCGATCTGGCGTTCGTCATCGTCTTTCTGCTGCCCTTGGTCATCCTGGCAGCCAGTTATGACCTCTGGGCCCGCGAGCGCGAGCGTGGCATCGCTGCGCTGGTACTGTCGCAGCCGGTCGCGGCGGGACGGCTGATTGCGGTAAAGGCGCTGGCCCGGGGCGCAGTGGTGCTGCTGCCTGCGGGAGTGATCCTGGTCGGCGCGGCGGCGTGGTCCGGTGCGGAGAGCCTTGCCGGCCTCGGCCTGCTCTCGCTGGTCATCCTCGCCTATGGCGGCTTCTGGCTGGCGGTGGCGGTGCTGATCGGCTGTTTCGCCCGGCGCACCACGGAGGCGGCCATTGCGGCCGGCGGAGTGTGGTTGCTGATCGTGGTGATGGCCCCGTCGTTGACCCTCGCCGCAGTGAATCTGGCCGTTCCGCCGCCATCACAGATGCAGCTCGCGACCGACGTGAAGGCGCGGCTGGCCGCAACGGCCAGGCAACAGACACTCCATCGCCGCAGTGCTTCAACGGCTGTACGTTCTTCGACACCGGTGATTCCGGACCATGTGCGTGAGGCCTATGCCGACCTGCTGGCGACCGATCTCGACCTTGCGCCGCTGATCGAATCGCATGAGCGGGCGCAGGATGCACGCCGCCGGGTGCTGGACAACGTGCGGTTGCTGATGCCCGCGGTCGCAGTACAGGACGCGCTGGACCGCATCGCCGGCTCGGACGCGGATCGCGCGCTCGCCTTCCAGGACCAGGTTCATGCGTTCTGGCAGGCCCGTCGGTTGCTGCACAAGGCGTACCTGGATCGCGACGCGCCGCAGACACTTGCCGAATATGAAGCCCTGCCCCGCTTCCGGTTCGTGGAGCCGGCCGGCGTGGGCCGGCGTGGAGTGCGTGCCGATCTCGCGGCGTTGCTCGCCGCCACCCTGATTCTGCTGATCGCCGCCGGATCGATGCGTCGCCGGTTGGCGGCCCCTTGA